The genome window GGTTAAAAAAAGAGAATTTATTAATCGCAGATGACAAAGTATTGACGCTGATTCACGGAGATGAAGATCGGAGAGATAACAATAATTCATATCCTAACAGATTTAATATCAAAGCTATAAATTTTCAGATTTCTGAGCTTAGTAACTTTACACCTACAATTCTAACAAATCGTTGGGGCCGATCGCGCAAAGGTTGTTTGTGAGAGCCAATGATTGTCTGTCACATTTTAGCTTAACCAATCAAGCCTTTAGCTAAGCCCTCATAGACGATCGCACTTTTTACCAACTCCTCAGCATTCAACCCACTTGCCGAACCCCATTAAGAAACTCCGTCCTTGCCTCAATCCTTGAAGGCATTAAAACGCAGCGTACCAACAATGCTAAATCCAACTCCGGCAAAAACTCACTTCTTGAAACTTGCTCGTAATCATCCTGGCGCAGCCGATAGACAGCCAACTGATTATTTTCCCAAAACCAAACTTCAGGAATGCCAAGTCGCAGATATTTAGCTAGTTTATTTGTGCTACCGCTAGTAATCGTTACTTCCACGGCTAAATCGGGATGCTCTTTTCTGGAACCTATATAATAAGACTCGTCTGGTTCAAATGATACATCTCTTGCCCGGTCTCTGCGAGTTGCACTCCCTACAGGAATATATTCAATTCCCATTTCACAAAAGTAGAGTTGTAGCAAAAAGTTAAGAAGACAACTGATGGTCTCATGTTCTTCGCCCAGTGTCATAAACTCGATCCACCCATCAAGATAAGTTATCCGCAAACCCGGAGAGTCTGCCATCAAAGATGCGATCGCCTCAAATTGCTCCCAACTATAATAACCGGGGAGAATCAATCGCTGTTCGGCAAGAAGCGTAACTGTTTCTTCTAAAACTTGTGCTGTCATAGGTATAGCCATTTTATTTTAATATTGCTAGCCCTTATCTGGTATAACCCTGGTAAGGACAGCATGAAATCGCATTCAAAACTTAGCGAACAAAGTCGATATTATTGCGACCGAATTCCCTGAATAAACTCCGTCCTTGCCTCAATTATTGAAGGCATTAAAACGCAGCGTACCAACAATGCTAAATCCAACTCCGGCAAAAACTCACTTCTGGAAACTTGCTCGTAATCATCCTCGCGCAGCCGATAGACAGCCAACTGATTATTTTCCCAAAACCAAACTTCAGCAATGCGAAGTCGCAGATATTTAGCTAGTTTATTTGTGCTACCGCTAGTAATCGTTACTTCCACGGCTAAATCGGGATGCTCTTTTCTGGAACCTATATAATAAGACTCGTCTGGTTCAAATGATACATCTCTTGCCCGGTCTCTGCGAGTTGCACTCCCTACAGGAAAAAATTCAATTCCGAGTTCAAAAAAGTATGCTTCCAGTAATATAGCGATCGCTTTTTTAAAGCTTTCGTGTTCTTCGCCCACTGTCATAAACTCGATCCACCCATCAAGATAAGTTATCCGCAAACCGGGAGAGTCGGCCATCAAAGATGCGATCGCCTCAAATTGCTCCCAAGTATAATAACCGGGGAGAATCAATCGCTGTTCTGCAAGCGTACCTATTTCTTCTAAAAGTTGTGCAGTCACAGGTATCACCATCCTATTTTAAATATTACTAGCCCCTACCCAGCACCAACCAGGCAGGGGCATTCACTCACATTCTAACTTAATGAACTAGCTCGATCGCCCTTTTCGTCAACGCCTCAGCAGTCAACCCATTAAACGCCATCAACTGACCAGCACTAGCAGTAGTTTCCCCCCGCTTCCAAGCGAAAGTATCCCGCTTGCAATTGCTGCGGAGCATCACAGGTTCCAACATCCCAGAAGCACCGCCTGTCACGCCAATCAAGGCATCTGAGCCAAACAATTCGGCAAATTTCTCATCGCTCAAAAAGCCGCCGTCAGCTTCGGAACAAGTATCCCAAGCAACATCGCTAGCACGATACAAACGCCGGGGATTCACAACAGAAACAATCCGCACTCCAATCCCTTCTGTTTCCAAAAATGCCGCCGCTTCAAACACTGGCATTAACGTCATGTCGCCGACAACTGCAAACACAACTGTCTTATCTCCTGCTATTTCGTGCAGCACTGTTGCACCGTCTTGCAAAGCTTGGCGAGTCTGTTCAAAAGTAGTGCGAATTGGCAGCGGCGACTTGCTTGCAGTAATCACAACTCCCTTATTTTTAGCAGTCAAAGCCCACTCGTAACAAGCTTGAATGCTGTTAGCATCCGGTGGAAACAAAGGAAACACATTTCCGTTCCGCATCATCGCCGCAAAATAAGCCTCGATTTCCGGCCGTTGGTGCGTCCAACCGTTGCGGCCTTGTTCCAATGCACCCGCTGTAAATAAGGTGACAGTTGCCGGAGTTGGACGGCGCAATTCTGCCATTGCTTGGGTTACAGTTTGCCAAATTGGTAAACCGTTGATGGCAAAAGATTCGTAGGAACACCACAAACTCCGCGCTCCAAATAGCGATAAACCTACAGCTAAACCGGCGCAAGCATCTTCGCTCAAAGGTTCGTAAACTTGACCGTTTGGCGATTGATTGTACAGGTCATCTTTCGTCGGGTGAATAATCTTGAGAGCTTGGTTGATATTGGCAATTGCCGATGCTTCATTGCCGTCAGCATTAGTGACAATAAAAGTACGATCGCGCTCGCCGACTTTCCCTACCAAACGCCCCATTGCTGTTGTCGAAATCTTCGCTTCTCCCCCAACTGCAAATTCTTCTAAAGGCAATTCGCCTAAATCTGCCAGCGGCAAGGTAAACTCAGTAACAACTGTTTTCGCCGCCGGCCCGCCGCCCGCACGTTCAGCATTTGTCCGCACCAACTCCCAAGCAGCAGCAGTCAAAGCGCGCTCTTTTAAAGCACTGATAATGTGCGGAGCATCCAGCGTATCTTTCGGATAAAGATTGTGAGATTTTGCACCGCGCGCGTGGACGCCGGCACCTTTCAACTGTTTGATAATAAACGCAGTTAATTTGCCGCCGAGAGCAGATTTTGCCGCTTTGTCAACTCCTTGTAAAACAGCTTTGGTAAATGCCATGCGCTGTTCGAGCGAAAAAGCAGTGCTGTCAACATAATCTTCCGGTTGATTTTTATCGTCAAATTCCTTAGCATCAACTAAGATAACTTCTTCAAAACCGTTGCCTTGCCAATAAGCAATCATTTCAGCATTAGTTTTAGTCGAAACCATGCTGTGATGTTCCTGAGAATATCCGTTCCAAACCAACACAGGCAAAAAGTTAGTAACGCTTGGATAAGCTGTGTGGAAATGCGCCATGCTGCTCATCGGATAGGGTTCGCCCATGCCGCCGTCGCCTATTGTGAAAGCAAACAGTTTTTCGCGGTGCAAAAGCGCTCCAGCCATTGCGAAATGCTGCCCTTGTCCGAGGGGGCCTGCCGGCGCTAAAAGCCCGGGAATGAAACCGGAAAGATGTCCTAACAAACCGTCTTTTTCTCGGAATTTATCGCGCATTTGCTGCACGTTAACAATTTCCATATCCTCCAAAGATCGATCGAGAAACATGGCACTGTAAAAGCCGGGGGCGTGATGGCCGACTTCGGTGACAATGTTCTTGTGTCCCAGCATCACCAAAGCGGCATAAGCCTCAGCTTGGCTAGCAAAACCCCCTGGATGTCCCGATGCCTTGCTGGCGGTGACTTGCAGCGTCAGGTAGCGCAGGGCGTCTGCTGCGAGCATGGTTTGAAAGACGGCTGCGGGATCGGCAGGATCGGCGATCGACTTGCTCCCCTCGGCGATCGCAGGTGTTTTCCCATAAGTATCAAAACCAGGGACTGTTTCAGAAAAATATTGAATGCCTTCGCAAAAAGCGGGCGTTGTTGACGTTGCCTGCGGGGTAGTTGCTGTCATGCTTGATACCGGAAAAATTTGAATTGGATTAATGTAAGAGTAATTTTATAGCTTCCGTGTTCCAAAAAATCATCAGTTCTATTATGTCAGTGATAAATAAGTAAAATATCTCAAATTTTTAGCTAATAAGTAGTGGTTTGAGAACCTCGACTTATTATAAAAGTCCGGGTTCTGTGTTTACCCATTACTAATCTCTCTAAAATCTCAAATCGCCAATCTAAAATTGTTCCAGCCGTTCCCGGACATCGATATACAGTACAGTACCGCTTTCAGAAAGAGAAGGCACAGCCTTTTGATTCCGCAGCCAAACAAAAAAACTGCTAAGTGCAGGAGTCGGATCTTGATCCCGGCGCAGCGTGTAGATCAAACCTTCGCAAGGCCCATTAACGCTGCTAGTCGTGCAAATCGCTTTCTGGTTATTTACAATACCCACAGTCACATAATTTAGCTGTTTATTTCGGTTATAATTCTCAAGGCGCTGAGTCACTTGTTGGCAGCGAGTTAGAGGATCGTAGCCCGAACTAGAAAAGAAATTAGAATTCCAGCGAATCCAAGGCTCCCTGAACCCTTGTGGATTTTGATATACAGTCACCGGCTCGCCCGTTGAGGTATCGCATACAAATCCTCCATAACCCAGATTCGGTTGGTTTTGATCGGAGGCGCTGCTGATAGAAAGATTGCTGAGAATATCAAAGCCGTTACGCTTGTTTTGTGAAAGCAACTCCCTAAAAGCATCGATCGGGATTGCCGCGTTCAACCCCGTTTTTATCTCTTCAATCTGACCGTTCCACTGGCTCCTAATTGTGCCAACAGTATCCCCCTGGCCGTGAATTCCTACCACCCTGCCATCAGCATCAAATACAGGCCCGCCGCTCATCCCGCGCCTGGTTACAGCTTGGTAGCGCAGACTATAACCTGATGAGGCGCTGCCCAAGCGAGAAGAGATGATGCCAGCAGTAAACTCAAGTTTTCGTTCAAATCCCGAAATTGGCAGCGGATAGCCAGAAACGTAAATAGCAGAACCGACAACAGCACGTTCTGACTCGCCTATTGGTGCTACTGGATACTGTTCTCGGCTCTGAAACTGTATCAATG of Oscillatoria nigro-viridis PCC 7112 contains these proteins:
- a CDS encoding Uma2 family endonuclease, whose translation is MTAQVLEETVTLLAEQRLILPGYYSWEQFEAIASLMADSPGLRITYLDGWIEFMTLGEEHETISCLLNFLLQLYFCEMGIEYIPVGSATRRDRARDVSFEPDESYYIGSRKEHPDLAVEVTITSGSTNKLAKYLRLGIPEVWFWENNQLAVYRLRQDDYEQVSRSEFLPELDLALLVRCVLMPSRIEARTEFLNGVRQVG
- a CDS encoding Uma2 family endonuclease, yielding MTAQLLEEIGTLAEQRLILPGYYTWEQFEAIASLMADSPGLRITYLDGWIEFMTVGEEHESFKKAIAILLEAYFFELGIEFFPVGSATRRDRARDVSFEPDESYYIGSRKEHPDLAVEVTITSGSTNKLAKYLRLRIAEVWFWENNQLAVYRLREDDYEQVSRSEFLPELDLALLVRCVLMPSIIEARTEFIQGIRSQ
- a CDS encoding transketolase, yielding MTATTPQATSTTPAFCEGIQYFSETVPGFDTYGKTPAIAEGSKSIADPADPAAVFQTMLAADALRYLTLQVTASKASGHPGGFASQAEAYAALVMLGHKNIVTEVGHHAPGFYSAMFLDRSLEDMEIVNVQQMRDKFREKDGLLGHLSGFIPGLLAPAGPLGQGQHFAMAGALLHREKLFAFTIGDGGMGEPYPMSSMAHFHTAYPSVTNFLPVLVWNGYSQEHHSMVSTKTNAEMIAYWQGNGFEEVILVDAKEFDDKNQPEDYVDSTAFSLEQRMAFTKAVLQGVDKAAKSALGGKLTAFIIKQLKGAGVHARGAKSHNLYPKDTLDAPHIISALKERALTAAAWELVRTNAERAGGGPAAKTVVTEFTLPLADLGELPLEEFAVGGEAKISTTAMGRLVGKVGERDRTFIVTNADGNEASAIANINQALKIIHPTKDDLYNQSPNGQVYEPLSEDACAGLAVGLSLFGARSLWCSYESFAINGLPIWQTVTQAMAELRRPTPATVTLFTAGALEQGRNGWTHQRPEIEAYFAAMMRNGNVFPLFPPDANSIQACYEWALTAKNKGVVITASKSPLPIRTTFEQTRQALQDGATVLHEIAGDKTVVFAVVGDMTLMPVFEAAAFLETEGIGVRIVSVVNPRRLYRASDVAWDTCSEADGGFLSDEKFAELFGSDALIGVTGGASGMLEPVMLRSNCKRDTFAWKRGETTASAGQLMAFNGLTAEALTKRAIELVH
- a CDS encoding COP23 domain-containing protein; this encodes MNVWNLRFDALTIILTGALTVTAVLSQQYAACAKTAEEIAQLATLTTVEVNNTLGFFASGSGVIIAKQGNIYTVLTANHVVASLAQKYSIRTHLEKDYAAIRIQRLPKNDRDIDLALIQFQSREQYPVAPIGESERAVVGSAIYVSGYPLPISGFERKLEFTAGIISSRLGSASSGYSLRYQAVTRRGMSGGPVFDADGRVVGIHGQGDTVGTIRSQWNGQIEEIKTGLNAAIPIDAFRELLSQNKRNGFDILSNLSISSASDQNQPNLGYGGFVCDTSTGEPVTVYQNPQGFREPWIRWNSNFFSSSGYDPLTRCQQVTQRLENYNRNKQLNYVTVGIVNNQKAICTTSSVNGPCEGLIYTLRRDQDPTPALSSFFVWLRNQKAVPSLSESGTVLYIDVRERLEQF